Below is a genomic region from Drosophila albomicans strain 15112-1751.03 chromosome 2R, ASM965048v2, whole genome shotgun sequence.
GAAATCCGAGTATCCATGTGCTTGTTGTCCACGCAGCACGATGATCGAGCACAACATGAACACCAAAGTGCGAGCTAGATGGGAATGTACGACTCCCAAGTTCAGTTGCCTCAAAATAGTCTCCAGTGACTGTAATCATAGTTATAATAGGTAAGATACCcttttaacttttaagtaATGTCCACTTACTGCATGCACAATTCCGGTGCAATAAAATTGCACCACTTTGGGTGACGCCAACCAGATGAGTTGCGTTCCCAAGAAATTGGATATAAATGGTGTAAACGCCCAAACAAACCGTCCATTCAGCTGTCTAAAGATGCAAACTAAATAGTATGTTGTTGCATTAATCATGGCGCCTACACTCGAAGTTTCAAGATAGTTTCTCACTGCGAACCATACGCGTTTcctattcaatttgttgtattgCATAAGCAACGGAATCTGCCGaagatttttaataataaaaagatacaaaggttattttaaattacttgccaataataaaggaaaataatatttgcaacTGCACACATGATTGCGATAAATATTCCAGATGTAAGCCTCCGTACAGGTTTGATGGGGCAGGGAGTGGATAACGCCTGCACAATGCTTACGACATAAGGGCATCTCAAAAAGCTTGCTATTCGCAACCAttttagttttcagtttttcaaaCTGCTGATTCAAGTTCCGCAATCAACACTGAACTGAGAGCCGATCCCAGACTAAAACCGATCTGAACATCTGCTTGGACACTGTCAGGTTCAAGTTGTAGGTTAAAACGCCAATTATAAAGCAGTTTTcgaatacacatatattttttatgacgAGTATCTATTAATGAAGGTTTAAGTAAGTATTTAAGCAAAACTAGctcgttttcttttcttttattactgacaaataaatagtataaaaGTTATTGCtaaggaaaaataaatttcttgctattaaataaacaatatatctagttatttatatttttttaagttattaaatttttattttgcttaaaaatattgttaaattattaatatttttggagCGTTGGGATTTTTTAATAGGAAAACACCTTAAcataataaactaataaattaattaattttaaagaattcaaAAGATCACAAGAATTCTCTGCACAAAATGGATAGATTTTCTGCAAGCGGTTTCTAATGATGCCGCCTGATGCCTGATTTTCCTAGGATAGGAAAACGTATGTATGGATAATATTGGCAAGCGCAAATGGAATGATCACATCGGTAATGCCAAGGCGGTTTCTTTTGTCGGTCTTGTACTTGCCCCCAATAGTTCGACCAGTCTCAAGCAGAGCATAACTGAGAATAGTGAGCTTGGGAAAGCACAGGTAGCTGATGCCTCCAACAAATGCAGCCAGTACTCGCAGCTGTGTTTCGTTAATAGCTCGTTGTCCTCGCAGATAGCAAAGTATGCTCTTCAAATTGTACATTAAAGCAagtaattaagtaaattttatCAAGATTAATTGACCACTTTTTATGCAACCGAGCAACGCCTTAAAACTGTCCAATGCAAAGCCAATGAGCAATGAGTACATACAATCCCAAATTGGAGGCATCAGTTTGTGGCACAGCCCCTGGAGTTAGAAACTAGAAGCCATTGTGCCACCAACATCTTCCCTTTATTCACCTTGGGATAAGCAGGTGAGCACACCTCTTAGAAGGTTCATttaagttttgtgtttttatagttttatccCGATATGGTATTCACTGCGGTATGACATTGAATAAGGACTTTGGACTTGGCGGACTTTGGACCTAGTCTGTCATGCGATATCCAGGTAGAGATTGTACCTCTAACTTTCGACTGTCCAATGAATCTTAATTTGCGTTGCATTTCAAACAATTCCAACATAAAGttaaaagtgttttatttcCCCTTTAAATTACCAGTTCACACAActcacattaaatttaaaataagaatgGCCTCTCTGGAAGTTTGCTGAATATGTCCATTAATTCTTCAGTGGAAAGCGACAGCAGATTGTACATACGTAAAGCGCTAAACGAAAAAATTATCATTACTTTAATCATACATAATTATCTTTATTATTGACTTACTTGAATTCACATGTGTTCTCAATAAAAGACATTGCCAACTTGCTGACCTTTGCTCTTTGGAAGAAATTGACATGTGTCAAATATGCCAGATTTGGTGGTATTAATAATTTGGCCCACGGAATGCATTGAAGACCAGATCGAAGTTGACTTTTAGATGCATCCGTGGCACAAAACTCTTTCCACAGTACTTGGGTGGCAACAACCACAGCGAACGACATAAGGGTTAAGGGTATTTGCCTGACAAACCAGAAGGCACCACCACTTAAAAATGCTGCAAgcaaatttgtgtgttttacaTCCATGTGGTCTATTAGCAAACATTGTAGCACCTaaacgaaaacatttttaaattattttattatagattGCAATTTGTGTTGATGAGCTCACCTTATAGATGCCCATATAACTAAGCAAAAAACGTGTAGATTTCAAATTGATCTTTCCCATTTTTCTGTTTACCACAGCACTGAATAAATCCATACCCAAACCAAAGCCCAGATAGGCGCGTAATTCCAGTAGACCATCTTTTATACGCTGCTCGATGGATCGATTATGGTAATCTTGCGGTAATTGTTTTGGGTTGATGAACCAGAAATCCGAGTATCTATGGGCTTGTTGTCCACGCAGCACGATGATCGAGCACAACATGAACACCAAAGTGCGAGTTAGATGGGAATGTACGACTCCAAAGTTCAGTTGCCTCAAGATAGACTCCAGTGACTGTAATCATGGTTATAATAGGTAAGATACCcttttaacttttaagtaATGTCCACTTACTGCATGCACAATTCCGGTGCAATAAAATTGCACCACTTTGGGTGACGCCAACCAGATGAGTTGCGTTCCCAAAAAACAGGATATAAATGGTGTAAACGCCCAAACAAACCGTCCATTCAGCTGTCTAAAGATGCACATGAAATAGTAGGTTGTTGCATTAATCATGGCGCCTACACACGAAGTTTCAAGATAGTTTCTCACTGCGAACCACACGCGTTTcctattcaatttgttgcattgcATAAGCAACGGAATCTGCCgaagattttaatttaaagtacaAAGGCGATTTTAAGTAACTCACCAACaataaaggaaaataatatttgccaCTGGCCACATGATTGCGATAAATATTCCAGATATAAGCCTCCGTGCAGGTCTGATTTGGTAGGGAGTGGACAACGCTTGCACAATTCATACGACATAAGGGCAACTCAAAAATCTTGCTGTGCGCAACcattttcgttttcagtttttcaaaCTGCTGATTCAAGTTCCGCAATCAACACTGAACTGAGAGCCGATCCCAGACTAAAACCGATCTGAACATCTGCTTGGACACTGTCAGGTTCAAGTTGTGGGTTAAAACGCCAATTATAAAGCAGTTTTcgaatacacatatatatatttatagggAGTATCTATTAGTGAAGGTTTAAGTATTTAAGCATAACTAGctcgttttcttttcttttattactgacaaataaatagtataaaagttattgctaaagaaaaacaaacttcttgctattaaataaacaatatatcCACTCGTagttattgatatttttttaagttataattttttttttgcttaaaaatattgttaaattattaagaTTTTTGGAGCTttgagattttttttaataggaAAACAActtaacataataaatattaataagtttTAAAGAATTCAAAAGAATACAAGAATTCTCTACACATAATGGATAGATTTTCTGCAAGCGGTTTCTAATGTTGCTGTCActgcaaagaaaaaatataacataaattataGATCTGAAATGTTTAATTAGGAAACTTACTAGTTGGCTGTTGTGCTATCTATAATGATGCCGCCTGATGcctgatttttatacccgctacccatagggtagaagggtattataactttgtgccggcaggaaatgtatgtaacaggtagaaggaggcatct
It encodes:
- the LOC117576179 gene encoding uncharacterized protein LOC117576179 isoform X5 → MVAHSKIFELPLCRMNCASVIHALPYQTCTEAYIWNIYRNHVASGKYYFPLLLLPLLMQCNKLNRKRVWSAVRNYLETSSVGAMINATNYYLVCIFRKLNGRFVWAFTPFISTFLGAQLIWLAPPKVVQFYCTGIVHSSLESILRQLNFGVVHSHLTRTLVFMLCSIIVLRGQQAHRYSDFWFINPKQLPQDYHNRSIEQRIKDGLLELRAYLGFGLGMDLFSAVVNRKMGKINLKSTRFLLSYMGIYKVLQCLLIDHMDVKHTNLLAAFLSGGAFWFVRQIPLTLMSFAVVVATQVLWKEFCATDASKSQLRSGLQCIPWAKLLIPPNLAYLTHVNFFQRAKVSKLAMSFIENTCEFNALRMYNLLSLSTEELMDIFSKLPERPFLF